The Aspergillus luchuensis IFO 4308 DNA, chromosome 7, nearly complete sequence genome has a segment encoding these proteins:
- a CDS encoding uncharacterized protein (COG:S;~EggNog:ENOG410PRWR;~InterPro:IPR021765;~PFAM:PF11807;~TransMembrane:1 (i12-34o);~go_process: GO:0043386 - mycotoxin biosynthetic process [Evidence IEA]) has translation MKCHEMSKTSLYTPCLISLILTTLFLTTITILLLTPPTFLPHIIPPICPSQFLSLPDQTHSRVFNERPELERTVNDSDEVQTWESILLPPGGGGILSHTIPDRIHLTADEKKEKKLLSWGISMFHQLHCLIVLRAIVFPETTENKINSTSQAHSGNMVHDKVHWAHCFDYIAQGILCAADDTIERPRKTKDWRGKTIFDIDGVGAVHQCRDARVLWQASVKSMEEPVDMQGWREGMGVRAFLGERKMGDDEEVPELYSLGME, from the exons ATGAAATGCCATGAAATGTCCAAGACATCACTTTATACCCCTTGTCTCATCTCGCTgatcctcaccaccctctttctcaccaccatcaccatcctcctccttacACCACCCACTTTTCTCCCACATATTATCCCTCCCATATGTCCCTCACAATTCCTAAGCCTACCAGACCAGACTCACAGTCGAGTCTTCAACGAGCGCCCTGAACTCGAACGAACAGTCAACGACTCGGACGAAGTCCAGACATGGgaatccatcctcctcccgccCGGTGGCGGAGGCATCCTATCTCATACAATTCCCGACCGTATCCATCTCACCGCtgacgagaagaaagagaagaaactcCTCAGCTGGGGGATATCAATGTTCCATCAACTGCACTGTCTGATTGTGCTGCGGGCGATTGTCTTCCCCGAGACGACGGAGAACAAAATCAACTCAACCAGTCAGGCGCATTCGGGCAACATGGTGCATGACAAGGTACATTGGGCGCATTGCTTTGACTATATTGCTCAG GGCATCCTCTGTGCTGCAGATGACACGATCGAACGGCCCCGGAAAACAAAGGACTGGCGCGGTAAGACCATCTTCGACATCGATGGGGTGGGCGCGGTGCATCAGTGTCGAGATGCGAGGGTACTGTGGCAGGCGTCAGTGAAGTCGATGGAGGAGCCGGTGGATATGCAGggctggagggagggaatggGCGTGCGGGCGTTCTTGGGCGAGAGGAAAATGggggacgatgaggaggtgcCGGAGTTGTATAGCTTGGGTATGGAGTAG